In one Solanum lycopersicum chromosome 11, SLM_r2.1 genomic region, the following are encoded:
- the LOC101263868 gene encoding uncharacterized protein, whose product MNLARYSKEYIDGIESFLDFAYSYGDPHGEKIQCPCAKCCNILWNRRNVVYDHLICHGFIKGYTRWINHGEWDIKLNVDDDMDYSCDDIDGLLNDQFRDVAQAGGVYDGPNEDAKKFYSLLEEENQELYSGCIGFSKLSFTLRLYLLKCLHGWSNESFTSLLELLKEAIPELNIPQSYNKTKSMVKNLGLDYDKIDACPNDCMLFRNDHKEDEFCHTCGASRYIQAPKVDSELESSKKQHRVSAKTLRHFPLIPRLKRLFMCSKMADSLRWHEEKRSKDGKLRHPADGLAWKDFDRVHPDFTLDCRNVRLGLSSDGFNPFRTMSISHSTWPVMLMIYNLPPWMCMKSEYSILSLLIPRPRSPGNDIDIYLQPLIDELKLLWDSGVETYDASRNETFQMRAALMWTIGDFPAYAMLSGWSTKGKFACPCCNYGTNSRYLKHSRKMCYMDHRVFLPTDHPWRSNKRSFNGKTEFRPPPAPLKGIDVLNSLRDFENVFGKKKKRSNDGPWKKRSILFELPYWQHNLLRHNLYVMHIEKNIVDSILGTLLDISGKTKDHAKARYDLKDMGIRKNLHPQDTEDSKRTKLTKACFSMTNGEKSIFCGVLKTAKLPDGSASNISRCVHLDERKVSNYKTHDAHFILHYLLPIPIKSILPDHVAIPLIRLSSFFHRLCQKVITLEELDCLEVEIIETVNQLERIFPPSFFDIMIHLPIHLVNEVRLGGPVQNRWMYSTEREMGTFKSYIRNRRFPEGCIAETRVGIDCMNLFSKYLHWGVHTRFNRRARNNDECDPSDAEPVSLFSNKGVPLGAKKTDPIILDDKSLSQAHAYLLGNCDDVQEYIREHEQEVNNQSRRSKWRKAKNHCQNFSQWFETRALQEDVSDLIKQFSRGPNSVAKRYSGYLINGYRFHVRQRDTRRKTQNSGVTLIASTTSFASSKDKNPIAADFTYYGRIVDIVELNYYSHFKVVLFKCDWYEVEKDVYGLTYVYFNKRCSQEEPFVLASQVHQCFYVQDPYDQDKHYVMKTVPRDLFNMGDEVESNLPQSYENEPSEHSKGPSIPKDNGEVLLTRTDLPETIIDVPVE is encoded by the exons ATGAATTTAGCAAGGTATAGCAAAGAGTATATTGATGGCATTGAATCATTTCTAGATTTTGCTTACTCTTATGGAGATCCTCATGGAGAGAAAATTCAGTGTCCATGTGCGAAATGTTGTAATATTCTTTGGAACCGAAGGAATGTAGTGTATGATCATCTAATATGCCATGGATTCATTAAAGGCTATACTAGATGGATTAATCACGGGGAATGGGAtatcaagttgaatgttgatgatgatatggattACTCGTGTGATGATATTGATGGGTTgttgaatgatcaatttagaGATGTTGCACAGGCTGGAGGAGTTTATGATGGTCCAAATGAAGATGCCAAGAAATTCTATAGCTTACTTGAAGAGGAAAACCAAGAATTATATTCTGGTTGTATAGGTTTCTCTAAATTATCATTCACACTTCGcttatatttgttgaagtgtttacATGGATGGAGCAATGAATCATTCACTTCTCTTCTAGAGTTATTAAAAGAGGCGATTCCCGAGTTGAACATTCCTCAGTCTTACAATAAAACCAAGTCTATGGTTAAGAATCTTGGTCtggattatgataaaattgatgcatgtccaaatgattgcatgttgttCAGGAATGATCATAAGGAAGACGAATTTTGTCACACTTGTGGAGCTTCACGGTATATTCAAGCTCCTAAAGTTGATAGTGAGCTTGAGTCTTCAAAAAAGCAACATCGAGTTTCTGCAAAGACTTTGAGACACTTTCCATTAATTCCTAGACTCAAAAGGCTATTTATGTGCTCAAAGATGGCAGATTCGTTGAGGTGGCATGAAGAGAAACGTTCTAAAGATGGAAAGTTAAGGCATCCCGCTGATGGTCTAGCATGGAAAGACTTTGATAGGGTGCATCCAGATTTCACACTAGATTGTCGCAATGTAAGACTTGGCTTGTCAAGTGATGGATTCAATCCATTTCGAACCATGAGTATATCACATAGCACATGGccagttatgttgatgatttataaTCTGCCGCCTTGGATGTGCATGAAATCTGAATATTCCATACTTTCTTTACTTATACCTAGACCACGATCACCTGGAAAtgacattgatatttacttacaaccattgatagacgagttaaaattattatgggaTTCTGGGGTTGAAACATATGATGCTTCCAGAAATGAAACTTTTCAAATGCGGGCAGCTCTTATGTGGACAATCGGTGATTTTCCTGCATATGCTATGTTATCTGGTTGGAGTACAAAAGGCAAGTTTGCTTGCCCTTGCTGTAACTATGGCACTAATTCTCGCTATCTTAAACATAGTCGAAAAATGTGCTATATGGATCATCGTGTTTTTCTACCGACGGATCATCCATGGAGATCAAACAAAAGATCATTCAATGGAAAAACTGAATTTAGGCCTCCTCCAGCTCCTTTAAAGGGAATTGATGTTCTTAATAGCTTACGTgattttgaaaatgtgtttgggaaaaagaaaaagagatcaaATGATGGCCCATGGAAAAAAAGgtcaattttatttgaattaccTTACTGGCAGCATAACTTGTTACGTCACAACCTTTATGTAATGCACATAGAGAAGAACATAGTTGATAGCATACTTGGAACTCTTTTGGATATTTCAGGAAAAACAAAGGATCATGCAAAAGCACGGTATGATTTGAAAGATATGGGAATCAGGAAGAACCTTCATCCACAAGATACAGAAGATAGTAAGAGAACAAAGCTTACAAAGGCATGCTTCTCAATGACAAATGGAGAGAAATCCATcttttgtggagttttaaagaCAGCCAAGCTACCTGATGGTAGTGCCTCAAATATATCTAGGTGTGTGCACTTGGATGAAAGAAAGGTGTCTAATTATAAAACCCATGATGCTCATTTCATATTACATTACTTGCTTCCAATACCAATTAAAAGCATTCTTCCTGATCATGTGGCTATTCCTTTGATTCGTCTAAGTTCCTTCTTCCATCGTTTGTGCCAAAAAGTAATCACATTGGAGGAACTAGATTGCTTAGAAGTAGAGATCATAGAAACAGTAAATCAATTGGAGCGAATTTTTCctccttcattttttgatatCATGATTCATTTGCCTATTCATTTGGTGAATGAAGTGAGATTAGGCGGCCCTGTGCAAAATCGATGGATGTATTCCACTGAAAGAGAAATGGgtacattcaaatcatacattCGCAATAGGCGTTTTCCAGAAGGTTGCATAGCAGAGACACGAGTGGGAATAGATTGCATGAATTTATTCTCAAAATATCTGCATTGGGGTGTGCATACCAGATTTAATAGGAGAGCGCGAAATAATGATGAATGTGACCCAAGTGACGCAGAACCTGTGAGTTTGTTTTCTAACAAAGGAGTTCCTTTAGGAGCAAAGAAAACTGATCCAATCATTTTAGATGACAAGTCACTAAGTCAGGCACATGCATACTTATTGGGAAATTGTGACGATGTTCAAGAATATATTAG AGAGCATGAGCAAGAGGTTAATAATCAGTCAAGAAGATCTAAATGGAGAAAAGCAAAGAATCATTGTCAAAACTTCTCTCAATGGTTTGAAACTCGTGCTTTGCAAGAGGATGTGTCTGATTTGATAAAACAATTCTCTAGAGGACCAAATTCTGTTGCGAAAAGATATTCTGGGTATCTCATAAATGGATATAGATTCCATGTTAGGCAGCGTGATACAAGGCGTAAAACACAAAATAGTGGTGTTACACTAATTGCCTCAACTACAAGCTTTGCAAGttcaaaggataaaaatccgATTGCTGCAGATTTTACTTATTATGGTAGAATagttgatattgttgaattaaaCTATTACAGCCATTTTAAGGTTGTTTTATTTAAgtgtgattggtatgaggttgaAAAAGATGTTTATGGCCTTACTTATGTCTATTTTAACAAGAGATGTTCCCAGGAAGAGCCTTTTGTGCTAGCATCTCAAGTACACCAATGCTTCTATGTGCAAGATCCATATGATCAAGATAAACATTATGTTATGAAGACTGTTCCAAGAGACCTGTTTAACATGGGTGATGAAGTTGAATCTAATCTCCCACAAAGTTATGAAAATGAGCCATCTGAACATTCGAAGGGTCCATCTATACCAAAAGATAATGGTGAAGTACTCTTAACAAGGACTGATTTACCAGAAACAATCATTGATGTGCCTGTGGAGTAA
- the LOC138339459 gene encoding uncharacterized protein encodes MNQSTMLKKKGLNPNKGQSPLKNLDVDMQYRSSAELANKFKIKREQLANERNDKAKKEQALISHKRKNFEDFIPQQGKTKLLGNKSVIQSSSRFHTSLKKDVTASAHATGTALGNGEARHDILDLPNCKQVKRKPVIPASTLDQFLKDQGIHKDDETKRDNNTTSDVEFMHTPTINEHNKGLDDRVEQEEFSKDKCDVEKEIDIDCSTKEMSKPKKVRGHTTCKDIHARNLEERKEVTFDKGQAVGPTNTIVSQLSNFIGTIARNPRFISLMYTSWHVVPKDTKKRMWEYVNSKFLLPVEGKKWVTTGLRDAWRRHKQKIKKNFFDKDSTLEDMLAKCPDGIPHHQFRQLIEYWKHPTVQAICEMNSQNRKKQKWRHRMGPINFARVRVALRAAKDNNEEPSKPEIFIATRTKTGKEIQADTQVAIAELQSRQNSGETADDAFREVFGKEQPGRVRCYGRSVTTSSLKKDEEINNLKQKHADEITSLKEELREEMRHLFTQLLQNNPGLNFQDIPGCVGSNLASPIDASSAQAVKGTNFPYSSGSAQDSVHQKENVGN; translated from the exons ATGAATCAATCAACAATgctaaagaaaaagggtttaaaTCCAAACAAAGGTCAAAGTCCATTGAAGAATCTGGATGTTGATATGCAATACCGATCAAGTGCTGAATTGGCCAACAAATTCAAGATTAAGAGAGAACAACTTGCAAATGAACGCAATGATAAAGCTAAGAAAGAGCAGGCACtaatatcacataaaagaaagaattttgagGATTTCATTCCACAACAAGGAAAGACTAAATTGCTTGGGAACAAATCAGTCATTCAATCATCTTCAAGGTTCCATACGTCATTGAAGAAAGATGTTACTGCTTCAGCACATGCGACTGGAACAGCACTAGGTAATGGAGAGGCACGACATGATATTCTTGATCTACCGAATTGCAAACAGGTAAAGAGGAAGCCGGTCATACCAGCTAGTACTCTTGATCAGTTTCTAAAAGATCAAGGGATACACAAAGATGATGAAACAAAACGTGACAACAACACAACAAGTGATGTCGAATTTATGCATACTCCTACTATTAATGAACATAACAAAGGATTGGATGATCGTGTGGAACAAGAAGAATTCAGTAAAGATAAATGTGATGTCGAAAAGGAAATTGACATTGATTGTAGTACAAAAG AAATGTCGAAGCCAAAAAAAGTTCGAGGACATACAACATGTAAGGATATTCATGcaagaaatttggaagaaagaaaggaggtTACATTTGATAAAGGACAAGCGGTGGGACCAACTAATACGATAGTTTCACAATTAAGCAACTTTATAGGAACAATTGCAAGGAATCCTAGATTCATCAGCTTGATGTACACTAGTTGGCATGTGGTGCCAAAGGATACTAAAAAGCGCATGTGGGAATACGTCAAT tCCAAATTTCTACTTCCAGTAGAAGGAAAGAAGTGGGTGACGACTGGTCTTCGTGATGCTTGGAGGCGACacaagcaaaaaattaaaaagaatttttttgataaagacagtacccttgaggatatgctagCAAAATGTCCTGATGGCATTCCACATCATCAATTCCGCCAGTTGATCGAGTATTGGAAACACCCAACTGTTCAA gCTATATGCGagatgaattctcaaaacaggaaaaaacaaaagtggAGGCATCGAATGGGACCTATTAATTTTGCTAGAGTACGCGTGGCATTG CGTGCAGCCAAAGACAACAACGAAGAACCATCAAAGCCTGAAATATTTATTGCAACTCGTACCAAGACGGGAAAGGAAATCCAGGCTGATACCCAAGTTGCAATA GCTGAACTTCAAAGTCGCCAAAATTCTGGGGAAACAGCTGATGATGCATTTAGGGAAGTGTTTGGAAAGGAGCAGCCTGGTCGAGTTAGGTGCTATGGTAGATCAGTGACAACAAGTTCTTTGAAGAAAGATGAGGAAATTAACAATCTAAAACAAAAGCATGCCGATGAAATCACTTCTCTAAAGGAAGAATTGAGAGAAGAAATGCGACATTTATTCACTCAATTGCTGCAAAACAACCCTGGATTGAATTTTCAAGATATACCCGGGTGTGTTGGATCTAACCTTGCTTCACCTATTGATGCAAGTAGTGCACAAGCTGTAAAAGGCACAAATTTTCCATATTCTTCGGGGTCAGCTCAAGATTCGGTTCATCAAAAg GAAAATGTAGGTAACTGA